A window of Companilactobacillus allii genomic DNA:
ACTATCACTCTATTTACAATTTGCAATGCGCTGTATGAACCCACGCAAAGGTAAGACAGCAATCATTATTGATCATGTTGGAAATGTTAATCGTTTTGGACTACCGACAGAGCCGCATAATTGGACGCTAGAAGGTTCTAAAAAAGGCTCTAAAAAAGGCTCTAGTGAAGCCGTCAAGCCCGTTACAGTTTGCCCCAAGTGTTTCTCGACATTCTATCGAAAAGGCGATACATGCCCATTCTGTGGAGCAAACTTGGTAGAAGAAAAAGAATTAGAAGTAGTTGAGGACGCCAAACTTGAAAAGGTCAAAGAAGAGCGTGTTCGCAAAGCCAAGCTGATCATGGAAGATAACATAATTAGTAACGTTGCTGACAAACGAATTAACGATTTAAAAAACATTGAAGAAGTAAAAGCGTACGCAAAGCTTAACAATTATAAGCCAGGTTGGATTTACTTTTACGGAAAGAAAAGAGGATTCATTAAATGATGCGTAGTACAGAAGTTTTAGTTGAAGACATTAAAAAGCTTGGCTATGAGACAGGTTTCGGTTCAAGCAATCCAGATAGACCGAATCAACAATTATGGGTATACAAGCCAAGTAATTCACATCCAATAGCTAAAGTTTCATTGATACTCAATTGTCGAGTCAACACAATGTTTAACGGTGTTGGTAAGAATGAAACAAAGTTACTTAAATTATTAGTTAAATATTCAATCAGGGGGAAATAATGTCAATACTACCAGTTAACGAACCACATACGCCGATTGACACACCACGCAATTTCTTCATATATGGTGCCACCATGTCAGGCAAGAGTTACTTAGCAGAACACTTTCCAAGTCCATTATTCCTGAATACTGATGGTAATTCATTAGCACAATCAGCGCCAGCCATCCAAATCAGGAACATCAAGAATGCTAATGGACGTGGATTAAAACAAAGTATTATCACGCAACTAGATGAGATAATTCGAGCATTACAGAATGAACATCATACATATGAAACAGTAGTAGTAGATGTTATAGATGATGTCTGTGTGATGCTAGAACAAGCCATCTGTGCTGATGAAGGAGTTCAAACATTGGCAGATATTGGATATGGTAAAGGATTTTCAATGTTCAATACTGTATTGCAAGAAATGGTAATGGATCTAAAAGCATTGCCTTTGAATGTAGTTTATATCAGTCGAGCAATTACTGAAGGCGAAGGAATTCAAGCACATGAAATTCCTAGTCTTAGAACTAAGTATTATAACATTGTAAATGGTAATGCCGACTTAGTTATTTACACACAACGAATTGGTAAGAGATATATCCGCAAAGTCACAGATAGACGTAAAGAGTATATCCGTGAACAGATTGATGACCCTAAAATCTTAAGGATTTTGGATAATGTACCAGGTGTTTATGATAAGCCGGTTCAAACATCAATTTCAGAACAGAACAAAATTATTAAACAACAAGAAGAACAACAACAAATTGAGGGAGATAAATAATTATGAGTTTATTAGATGCTAAAAACAACGCTTTAAGAGGATTCGATGCTAAAAATGATGATCCAAACGCAATGGAACAATTGCCAAGTGGTGATTACAAGGTAATTTTTAAAGGACTTGAACATAAAGCGTCAGCTAAAGGTTGGGAACACTTGATGATCACTATTCAAGTTTTAGAAGGTGACCACTCTGGAGAAATGGACTTCAATAGATTCTCACTAGAAGCACCAACACCAGATAACATCGTGTCAGCAAGTATCAAA
This region includes:
- a CDS encoding AAA family ATPase, whose protein sequence is MSILPVNEPHTPIDTPRNFFIYGATMSGKSYLAEHFPSPLFLNTDGNSLAQSAPAIQIRNIKNANGRGLKQSIITQLDEIIRALQNEHHTYETVVVDVIDDVCVMLEQAICADEGVQTLADIGYGKGFSMFNTVLQEMVMDLKALPLNVVYISRAITEGEGIQAHEIPSLRTKYYNIVNGNADLVIYTQRIGKRYIRKVTDRRKEYIREQIDDPKILRILDNVPGVYDKPVQTSISEQNKIIKQQEEQQQIEGDK